The following are encoded in a window of Sphaerisporangium siamense genomic DNA:
- a CDS encoding S8 family serine peptidase yields MQRLTAVLALAALTALSVPPPPATADTGTGTTAGPATSPAPVRSGPAPAPTTITLITGDRVTVPGTSGDPQGYRVTPGAGRKVTFSIQTVAGHTYVLPSDAKPLIDSGLIDRRLFNVTQLVEWGYDDAHTTGIPVLTKGGGTPRPALAGRTLASIGLKAAKVPKSQAATVWQRLRPTAGARTLAAGVSKLWLDGGVFPTLDRSVPQVGAPVAWQKGLTGKGVTVAVVDSGYDPNHPDLKGVVTQAVNFTDAPDTMDELNHGTGVASAVAGSGAVSGGKYRGVAPDVKIAVGKVLKGRGNNLVSDVVAGMEWAARVIKAPVINVSLGMADAPGLDPMEEAVNRLSEETGSLFVVGAGNEMFPETIYSPGSADAALTVGMVDHDDNVANNSSQGPRVIDKAVKPDITAPGVEIVVARSNADGAGLAYEARIGTSLAAPHVSGAAAILAQQHPGWNRHQLKAALIGTAKPATGMSQYRQGAGRLDVARAVSQGVTADTGNLWTYLSWPHHNEEVTEKVTYTNATQEPVTLTLTEDGPYTLSADHLTVPAGGDASVTLTFDRNRQPGVYTGTLTATAGDLTIRSLTGAYIEPEAHTLALTIIGRDGLPATEFAFPSLINLTTGERAPARFVDGVLERRLAPGEWNFYAEVLGKDGDSTFIERVIRIDSGDLSLRLDARLAQRISLTVDDPAAKPFGNLSVTLGTTRGQGFEATRAMSSGKAAYVLPDRLPGLKYVAYQALAAGGATPSRYDLVDQRTGEIPFVPAKQFKKADLAKVSMTFRAQNVDTEGRFHRSVRVGDSNSIGGDPIPVTVPGTIDNYLTPGQDMRWSGAFTQPGYSLADIGERTVQRGQSTEVWNTAVTGPAAPRITRYGDDLDYSMVGLFSDGDPGRTGWDGNLTGTAALLKDGTVLQQTDLQDCDSPDDCSLSAQVPAAEGAYTVNVSARRDVDYAALSTAIDTSWTFTSAHTDGSTQLAVPSIRYAPQGLDVHNRAKPGSVTEIPITAHGGKLTTLRLEASFDDGTTWQDLQVRPNGESWTTSVTNPTTAGHVTLRATATGPGGVQVKQTITRAYAVQN; encoded by the coding sequence ATGCAGCGATTAACCGCAGTACTCGCCCTCGCGGCCCTGACCGCGCTGAGCGTGCCGCCACCACCCGCCACCGCAGACACGGGCACGGGCACGACCGCCGGCCCGGCCACTAGCCCGGCCCCGGTACGGTCCGGCCCCGCACCGGCGCCCACGACCATCACCCTCATCACCGGCGACCGGGTCACCGTGCCGGGCACCTCCGGCGACCCGCAGGGATATCGCGTGACGCCCGGCGCCGGGCGCAAGGTCACCTTTTCCATCCAGACGGTCGCCGGGCACACCTACGTGCTGCCCTCCGACGCCAAGCCGCTCATCGACAGCGGCCTGATCGATCGGCGCCTGTTCAACGTGACCCAGCTGGTGGAGTGGGGCTACGACGACGCCCACACCACCGGCATCCCGGTCCTGACCAAGGGCGGCGGCACACCACGGCCCGCCCTGGCCGGACGCACGCTGGCCTCCATCGGCCTGAAGGCGGCCAAGGTGCCCAAAAGCCAGGCCGCCACCGTCTGGCAGCGGTTACGTCCCACCGCGGGCGCCAGGACGCTCGCGGCAGGGGTGTCCAAGCTGTGGCTGGACGGCGGCGTCTTCCCCACTCTGGACAGGAGCGTCCCGCAGGTCGGCGCCCCCGTGGCCTGGCAGAAGGGCCTGACCGGCAAGGGCGTCACGGTGGCCGTCGTCGACTCCGGTTACGACCCGAACCATCCCGACCTCAAGGGCGTGGTCACCCAGGCCGTCAACTTCACCGACGCGCCCGACACCATGGACGAGCTCAACCACGGCACCGGTGTGGCCTCCGCCGTCGCGGGCTCGGGCGCCGTCTCCGGCGGCAAGTACCGGGGTGTCGCCCCGGACGTCAAGATCGCCGTCGGCAAGGTGCTCAAGGGCAGAGGCAACAACCTGGTGTCCGACGTGGTCGCCGGCATGGAGTGGGCGGCCAGAGTGATCAAGGCGCCGGTGATCAATGTGAGCCTCGGCATGGCCGACGCGCCGGGCCTGGACCCGATGGAGGAGGCGGTGAACAGGCTCAGCGAGGAGACGGGAAGCCTGTTCGTCGTCGGGGCCGGCAACGAAATGTTCCCCGAGACCATCTACAGCCCTGGCAGCGCCGACGCCGCGCTGACGGTCGGCATGGTGGACCACGACGACAACGTGGCCAACAACTCCAGTCAGGGCCCGCGCGTCATCGACAAAGCCGTGAAACCGGACATCACCGCACCAGGCGTGGAGATCGTCGTGGCACGCAGCAACGCGGACGGCGCCGGCCTGGCGTACGAGGCGAGGATCGGCACCTCGCTGGCGGCTCCGCACGTGTCCGGCGCCGCCGCCATCCTCGCCCAGCAACACCCCGGCTGGAACCGCCACCAGCTCAAGGCCGCGCTGATCGGCACGGCCAAGCCGGCCACCGGCATGAGCCAGTACCGGCAGGGCGCCGGTCGCCTCGACGTGGCCCGCGCGGTCAGCCAGGGCGTGACAGCGGACACCGGCAACCTCTGGACCTACCTCTCCTGGCCCCACCACAACGAGGAGGTCACCGAGAAGGTCACCTACACCAACGCCACCCAGGAGCCGGTGACCCTCACCCTGACCGAGGACGGCCCCTACACGCTGTCCGCCGACCACCTCACCGTCCCAGCGGGCGGCGACGCCTCGGTGACGCTCACCTTCGACCGGAACCGGCAACCGGGCGTCTACACCGGGACACTCACCGCCACCGCGGGCGACCTCACCATCCGCAGCCTGACCGGCGCCTACATCGAACCCGAGGCCCACACCCTGGCGTTGACGATCATCGGCAGGGACGGCCTGCCCGCGACGGAGTTCGCCTTCCCCTCACTGATCAACCTCACGACCGGTGAGCGCGCCCCCGCGAGGTTCGTCGACGGTGTCCTCGAGCGGCGGCTGGCACCCGGCGAATGGAACTTCTACGCCGAAGTGCTCGGGAAGGACGGCGATTCGACCTTCATCGAGCGTGTGATCCGGATCGACTCCGGGGATCTGAGCCTGAGACTCGACGCCCGCCTGGCCCAGCGGATCAGCCTCACGGTGGACGACCCCGCGGCCAAGCCCTTCGGCAACCTCTCGGTCACTCTGGGCACCACGAGGGGCCAGGGCTTCGAGGCGACCCGTGCGATGTCTTCGGGGAAGGCCGCGTACGTGCTGCCCGACCGCCTGCCGGGCCTGAAATACGTGGCTTACCAGGCGCTGGCGGCGGGCGGCGCGACACCCAGCCGGTACGACCTGGTGGACCAGCGCACCGGCGAGATCCCCTTCGTCCCGGCCAAGCAGTTCAAGAAGGCCGACCTGGCCAAGGTCAGCATGACCTTCCGCGCGCAGAACGTGGACACCGAAGGCCGGTTCCACAGGTCCGTCCGCGTGGGCGACTCGAACTCCATCGGCGGCGACCCCATCCCCGTGACGGTTCCCGGCACGATCGACAACTACCTGACACCGGGACAGGACATGCGCTGGTCCGGCGCGTTCACGCAGCCCGGCTACTCCCTCGCCGACATCGGTGAACGCACCGTGCAGCGCGGGCAGTCCACCGAGGTGTGGAACACGGCGGTGACCGGGCCCGCCGCGCCGCGCATCACGCGCTACGGCGACGACCTCGACTACTCCATGGTGGGCCTGTTCAGCGACGGCGACCCCGGCCGCACCGGCTGGGACGGCAACCTCACCGGCACCGCGGCACTGCTGAAGGACGGCACCGTCCTTCAGCAGACCGATCTGCAGGACTGCGACAGCCCCGATGACTGCTCCCTGTCCGCGCAGGTCCCGGCCGCCGAGGGCGCCTACACCGTGAACGTCTCCGCCCGTCGCGACGTCGACTACGCCGCGCTCTCCACGGCGATCGACACCTCCTGGACGTTCACCTCGGCCCACACCGACGGGTCCACCCAACTCGCGGTGCCGTCCATCCGCTACGCCCCCCAGGGCCTGGACGTCCACAACCGGGCCAAGCCCGGTTCAGTGACCGAGATCCCGATCACGGCCCACGGAGGCAAGCTCACCACCCTCCGCCTTGAGGCCTCCTTCGACGACGGCACCACCTGGCAGGATCTCCAGGTCCGCCCGAACGGCGAGAGCTGGACCACCTCGGTCACCAACCCCACCACCGCCGGACACGTCACCCTGCGCGCCACGGCCACCGGCCCCGGCGGGGTGCAGGTGAAGCAGACCATCACCCGCGCCTACGCCGTCCAGAACTGA
- a CDS encoding FAD-dependent oxidoreductase, with amino-acid sequence MRRRIAVIGGGPAGLTFARVLHRHDHPVTVLERDPSPDARPPGGTLDLHEGMGQLALDKAGLLARFQALSRPEGQAMRILATDGTVLRDWRPRPGERANPEIDRGQLRDLLLGSLDVQWGRGVTEVVPGTRDGVLVRFADGRQETFDLVVGADGAWSRVRPAVSSATPHYTGVTFVETSLDDVDTRHPGLARLIGDGSLAVYGVNRALVAQRNSGGHVKVYAQFRAPLDWHTNLDRRTGLGASLDPADAEAVRSSLLALFDGWAPPVLDLLRHGTAFVHRPLHVLPVSHTWAHVPGVTLLGDAAHLMPPLGLGANLAMLEGAELAESVAAAPGPDDLDEAVRAFEEQMWARAGRWAKITAAGLERLVSPDPAEALTLFDEVQPS; translated from the coding sequence ATGAGACGTCGTATCGCCGTGATCGGGGGCGGCCCCGCCGGCCTCACCTTCGCCCGCGTCCTGCACCGCCACGATCACCCCGTCACCGTCCTCGAACGCGACCCCTCCCCCGACGCCCGGCCCCCGGGCGGCACGCTCGACCTGCACGAAGGGATGGGCCAGCTCGCGCTGGACAAGGCGGGGCTGCTGGCGCGGTTCCAGGCGCTGTCCCGTCCCGAAGGGCAGGCCATGCGCATCCTGGCCACGGACGGAACCGTCCTGCGCGACTGGCGACCCCGTCCGGGCGAGCGAGCCAATCCCGAGATCGACCGCGGGCAACTCCGCGACCTGCTGCTCGGATCCCTGGACGTCCAGTGGGGCCGGGGCGTGACGGAGGTGGTGCCGGGGACCCGAGACGGCGTGCTGGTCCGTTTCGCGGACGGGCGGCAGGAGACGTTCGACCTCGTGGTCGGCGCCGACGGCGCCTGGTCCCGCGTCCGCCCGGCGGTCTCGTCCGCGACGCCGCACTACACCGGCGTCACCTTCGTCGAGACCTCCCTGGACGACGTCGACACCCGCCACCCCGGCCTCGCCCGGCTGATCGGCGACGGCTCCCTGGCCGTGTACGGCGTGAACCGCGCCCTGGTCGCCCAGCGCAACAGCGGCGGCCACGTCAAGGTCTACGCCCAGTTCCGCGCACCGCTGGACTGGCACACGAACCTGGACCGGCGCACCGGCCTCGGCGCGAGCCTGGACCCGGCCGACGCCGAGGCCGTCCGATCAAGCCTGCTGGCCCTGTTCGACGGCTGGGCGCCTCCCGTCCTCGACCTCCTGCGCCACGGCACCGCTTTCGTCCACCGCCCCCTGCACGTCCTGCCCGTGTCGCACACCTGGGCCCACGTCCCCGGGGTGACGCTCCTGGGCGACGCCGCCCACCTGATGCCCCCACTGGGGCTGGGCGCGAACCTCGCGATGCTGGAAGGCGCCGAACTCGCCGAGTCCGTCGCCGCCGCCCCCGGCCCTGACGATCTGGACGAGGCCGTCCGCGCCTTCGAGGAACAGATGTGGGCACGAGCCGGCAGATGGGCGAAGATCACCGCGGCCGGCCTGGAACGCCTCGTAAGCCCGGACCCCGCCGAAGCCCTCACCCTCTTCGACGAAGTCCAGCCCTCCTGA
- a CDS encoding SDR family NAD(P)-dependent oxidoreductase → MAWLQNKVVIITGAGSGIGKAAAELMSREAASVLVADLDSAAARDVAEGIVAAGGRAISCEVDVTVEASIAAMVETAVAEFGRLDVLCNHVGGTDPRRDLDLLRLDMDEFDRAVVLNVRSALLATRHALPHLIEAGGGSVVNTVSIGGLLGDSLQIAYGAVKAALINVTRYIAVQYGRQRVRCNAVAPGAVMTPALRDNMPVEAIERLQSHNALPYLGAPEDIGNTMLFLASDESRYMTGQTLVVDGGCTSQSPVAPDRRALLPE, encoded by the coding sequence GTGGCGTGGCTCCAGAACAAAGTAGTGATCATTACCGGTGCCGGGAGCGGCATCGGAAAGGCGGCGGCCGAGTTGATGAGCCGGGAGGCGGCGAGCGTCCTCGTGGCCGACCTCGACTCCGCCGCCGCGCGGGACGTGGCCGAAGGCATCGTGGCCGCGGGTGGTCGTGCCATATCGTGCGAGGTCGACGTGACCGTCGAGGCTTCCATCGCGGCCATGGTGGAGACGGCCGTGGCCGAGTTCGGACGGCTCGACGTCCTGTGCAACCACGTAGGGGGAACGGATCCGCGCCGGGATCTGGACCTGCTCCGGCTGGACATGGACGAGTTCGACAGGGCCGTGGTGCTCAACGTCCGCAGCGCCCTGCTCGCGACCAGGCACGCCCTGCCGCACCTGATCGAGGCCGGTGGCGGTTCCGTGGTCAACACCGTCTCGATCGGGGGCCTGCTGGGCGACTCCTTGCAGATCGCCTACGGCGCGGTGAAGGCGGCGTTGATCAACGTCACCAGATACATCGCCGTCCAGTACGGGCGGCAGCGGGTCCGCTGCAACGCCGTCGCCCCGGGGGCGGTGATGACTCCGGCACTGCGCGACAACATGCCGGTCGAGGCGATCGAGCGGCTCCAGAGTCACAACGCGCTGCCGTATCTGGGGGCTCCCGAAGACATCGGCAACACGATGCTCTTCCTCGCCTCCGACGAGTCGCGCTACATGACAGGGCAGACGCTCGTGGTGGACGGAGGCTGTACCAGCCAGTCCCCGGTCGCGCCGGATCGCAGGGCACTGCTTCCCGAGTGA
- a CDS encoding zinc finger domain-containing protein has translation MVTDRFSARWTRPGSRWTMAERIGREFRHAHVKASEEECERGDVERSRERDWGRRVSCPRCDAPAGRACQTSSGARAAELHKGRREAAGPMPVWPSFMSWPHRAGLHDPSAAVLPAVTPPIVRWGARRPGRA, from the coding sequence ATGGTCACAGACAGGTTCTCGGCCAGATGGACGAGGCCGGGAAGCAGGTGGACGATGGCCGAGCGGATCGGCCGCGAGTTCCGGCACGCACACGTGAAGGCATCCGAAGAAGAGTGCGAGCGCGGGGATGTCGAACGCTCCCGCGAACGGGACTGGGGCCGCCGGGTGTCCTGCCCCCGGTGCGACGCACCGGCCGGGCGGGCATGCCAGACCTCATCGGGAGCACGGGCAGCCGAGTTGCACAAAGGCCGCCGGGAGGCGGCAGGGCCGATGCCCGTATGGCCGTCCTTCATGTCCTGGCCGCACCGGGCCGGTCTCCATGACCCATCTGCGGCGGTTCTCCCGGCCGTCACGCCGCCGATCGTGCGCTGGGGAGCTCGCCGGCCGGGGCGGGCGTGA
- a CDS encoding ABC transporter permease, whose amino-acid sequence MGSLVLVVRLVLADVRRHPSQVAMLLFAVTAASATLALGLSLGGTSQTLYEQTRAATAGPDVVALSGDTGPAVTSALAELADAPDVVGHHGPYRIVYADLTTRDATASPVVVHGFAEKLGALNRPLVTSGRWVRSGGTVLERGFAAALGVGVGDRVTIAGRSYPVVGIAVTAATSIYPWAAQIGPGGGPTDYTGLAWMTRSDARSLASSHGLPVTTAMDLKLRDPAATEAFRHAHRGSDVRINFHSWQREADQDAVILRGTQPILVLGSWLLSFVAVTGVAALAAGRVVRQTRRAGLLKAVGATPGLIAAVLLTEYLAVALLADVLGLVIARLTVPVIASPTASRIGDLGGPTGSVIAATTVLAVAVAVLSALRPTLRALRTATIAALADTVHRTRRRPLLTALSALLPTPFLLGLRLTARRPGRVMLQACSTATTLIALTGLLSLSVDSSRGYGLNGSTALPNLRAENAGHLLIAVSALLIALAVVNTIAFTWTMAMEARPSLAIARALGATPGQVSAGLSIAQLLPCLPGAVIGIPLGIGVFSAFSPRNAILAPVSWMLIAALATLLVTVTLTALPARLAARRPVVPALSADTA is encoded by the coding sequence ATGGGCTCCCTCGTGCTCGTCGTGCGCCTGGTGCTCGCCGACGTTCGCCGGCACCCGTCCCAGGTCGCGATGCTCTTGTTCGCGGTGACCGCCGCCAGCGCCACTCTGGCTCTGGGCCTGTCCCTGGGCGGGACGAGCCAGACGCTGTACGAGCAGACCCGCGCGGCCACCGCCGGGCCGGATGTGGTGGCGCTCTCCGGCGACACGGGCCCCGCCGTGACCTCGGCCCTGGCCGAGCTGGCGGACGCTCCCGACGTGGTCGGCCACCACGGCCCCTATCGCATCGTCTACGCCGACCTCACCACGCGCGACGCCACGGCGTCCCCGGTGGTGGTGCACGGCTTCGCCGAGAAGCTCGGCGCGCTCAACCGGCCGCTGGTGACTTCCGGGCGGTGGGTGCGTTCCGGCGGCACCGTCCTTGAGCGCGGCTTCGCCGCCGCGCTGGGCGTCGGCGTCGGCGACCGCGTGACCATCGCCGGCCGGTCGTACCCCGTCGTCGGGATCGCCGTCACCGCGGCCACCTCCATCTACCCCTGGGCGGCGCAGATCGGCCCGGGCGGCGGCCCGACCGACTACACCGGCCTGGCCTGGATGACCCGCTCCGACGCCCGCTCCCTGGCCTCCTCCCACGGTCTGCCGGTGACGACGGCCATGGACCTCAAGCTGCGCGACCCAGCCGCCACCGAGGCCTTCCGTCACGCCCACCGCGGCTCCGACGTCAGGATCAACTTCCACTCCTGGCAGCGCGAGGCCGACCAGGACGCCGTCATTCTCCGGGGCACCCAGCCGATCCTGGTCCTCGGAAGCTGGCTGCTCAGCTTCGTGGCCGTCACCGGGGTGGCGGCGCTGGCCGCGGGCCGCGTCGTCCGGCAGACCCGGCGGGCCGGGTTGCTCAAGGCCGTCGGCGCCACCCCCGGTCTGATCGCCGCCGTCCTGCTCACGGAGTATCTGGCCGTGGCGCTGCTGGCCGACGTGCTGGGGCTGGTGATCGCACGCCTGACCGTGCCCGTCATCGCCAGCCCCACCGCCAGCAGAATCGGCGACCTCGGCGGCCCGACCGGCTCCGTCATCGCCGCGACGACCGTCCTGGCCGTGGCGGTGGCGGTACTGTCGGCGCTGCGTCCCACGCTGCGGGCCCTGCGCACCGCGACCATCGCCGCTCTGGCCGACACCGTTCACCGGACCCGCCGCCGTCCCCTGCTGACCGCGCTATCCGCGCTGCTGCCCACGCCGTTCCTGCTCGGGCTGCGGCTGACCGCCCGCCGGCCGGGCCGGGTGATGCTGCAGGCGTGCTCGACCGCCACCACGCTGATCGCGCTCACCGGCCTGCTGTCCCTGTCCGTCGATTCGTCGAGGGGCTACGGCCTGAACGGCTCCACCGCCCTGCCGAACCTGCGGGCCGAGAACGCCGGCCACCTGCTGATCGCGGTCTCCGCCCTGCTGATCGCGCTGGCCGTGGTGAACACCATCGCGTTCACCTGGACCATGGCGATGGAAGCCCGGCCGAGCCTGGCCATCGCCCGTGCGCTCGGCGCCACCCCCGGACAGGTCTCCGCGGGGTTGTCCATCGCTCAGCTCCTGCCCTGCCTGCCCGGCGCCGTCATCGGCATCCCTCTGGGCATCGGCGTGTTCTCCGCCTTCAGCCCCAGGAACGCGATCCTCGCACCGGTCTCCTGGATGCTCATCGCCGCGCTCGCGACCCTCCTGGTGACGGTGACGCTCACCGCCCTGCCCGCCCGCTTGGCGGCCCGCCGTCCCGTGGTACCGGCCCTCAGCGCCGACACAGCGTGA
- a CDS encoding glyoxalase: MSEPVVRPNETTVPLMPCASAEDTLAFYKGLGFEVAYEQRRPYVYLALRWSGFQLHFGPAPKDLDPAREQSGACLVMVDAVAPYHAAFVAAMRRAYGKVLSSGLPRITRYRPGASRFTLIDPSGNSIVFIQRDEPAELEYGGSKRLAGLAKALDNARILREFRNDDLQAFRALKSAMRRHGADASPVERAIALGHLADLATVLGEPAEPWVAELRALELTAADRERVESELSHLPGVGEWLS; encoded by the coding sequence GTGAGTGAGCCCGTGGTCCGGCCGAACGAGACGACGGTGCCGTTGATGCCGTGCGCGTCGGCGGAGGACACTCTGGCGTTCTACAAGGGGCTGGGGTTCGAGGTGGCCTACGAACAGCGCAGGCCTTATGTGTACCTGGCGCTGCGGTGGAGCGGATTCCAGTTGCACTTCGGGCCGGCGCCCAAGGATCTGGACCCGGCGCGGGAGCAGTCCGGCGCCTGCCTGGTCATGGTCGACGCCGTGGCGCCGTACCACGCGGCGTTCGTGGCGGCGATGCGCCGGGCCTATGGGAAGGTGCTGAGCTCCGGCCTCCCGCGGATCACCCGCTACCGGCCGGGCGCCTCTCGGTTCACCCTGATCGACCCGTCCGGCAACTCGATCGTTTTCATCCAGCGCGACGAGCCGGCCGAGCTGGAGTACGGCGGCTCCAAGCGGCTGGCGGGCCTGGCCAAGGCGCTGGACAACGCCCGGATCCTGCGCGAGTTCAGGAACGACGACCTGCAGGCGTTCCGCGCGCTGAAGTCCGCGATGCGCAGGCACGGCGCGGACGCCTCACCCGTCGAGCGGGCCATCGCCCTGGGCCACCTGGCCGACCTGGCCACGGTCCTGGGCGAGCCGGCCGAGCCGTGGGTCGCCGAACTGCGCGCCCTGGAACTCACCGCCGCCGACAGAGAGCGTGTGGAGTCGGAGCTCAGCCACCTGCCCGGTGTGGGGGAGTGGCTCAGCTGA
- a CDS encoding TetR/AcrR family transcriptional regulator, whose amino-acid sequence MTVWDRPEPPTRPAPLDRERIVAAAIALADEGGLEAVSLRKVAARLDAGPMRLYRYISTKEELFDLMVDEVYAEILPKERPGDWREALRGHAHRTRRAALRHEWLADLLGGRPSLGPNAMAVAEGTLSALDGLADLDTVMRAVETVSAYITGAIRREIANLRAERATGLSKLDWQRAYGPHVSRMLATGRFPALAKAVHDGTEVDAETSFTTGLDWILDAVAAKLTRPPT is encoded by the coding sequence ATGACCGTGTGGGACCGGCCGGAGCCGCCGACTCGCCCAGCCCCGCTCGACCGCGAGCGAATCGTCGCCGCCGCCATCGCACTGGCCGACGAGGGCGGGCTGGAGGCGGTGTCATTGCGCAAGGTCGCCGCCCGGCTCGACGCCGGCCCGATGCGGCTGTACCGATACATCTCCACCAAGGAAGAGCTGTTCGATCTCATGGTGGACGAGGTCTACGCCGAGATCCTCCCCAAGGAGCGGCCCGGCGACTGGCGGGAGGCGCTGCGCGGCCACGCCCACCGCACCAGGCGAGCCGCCCTCCGTCACGAATGGCTGGCCGACCTGCTCGGCGGCCGCCCGAGCCTGGGCCCGAACGCTATGGCCGTGGCAGAGGGCACGCTGTCCGCCCTCGACGGCCTCGCCGACCTCGACACCGTCATGCGCGCCGTGGAGACCGTCAGCGCCTACATCACCGGCGCGATCAGGCGCGAGATCGCGAACCTGCGAGCCGAACGCGCCACGGGCCTGTCCAAGCTCGACTGGCAGCGCGCCTACGGCCCGCACGTGAGCAGGATGCTGGCCACGGGCCGCTTCCCCGCGCTGGCCAAGGCCGTGCACGACGGCACGGAGGTGGACGCCGAGACGTCCTTCACGACCGGCCTGGACTGGATCCTCGACGCCGTGGCCGCCAAACTCACCCGGCCGCCGACGTGA